A single window of Metallosphaera hakonensis JCM 8857 = DSM 7519 DNA harbors:
- the coaBC gene encoding bifunctional phosphopantothenoylcysteine decarboxylase/phosphopantothenate--cysteine ligase CoaBC, which translates to MHPSKKIMGTSTNELTGKSILLGVTGSVSLYKSIDLARTLMRKGSEVNVIMSQEASRLISPEMFNWATGNPVITELSGELEHVTLAEENDGFLIAPATANTIVKLANGIADSPLISTALNFMGLDKPVSIVPAMHLPMYLSPQIKKAIDALKGMSVNVIEPDIVNDLAHYPDIDLIAWDFTTQLLRGEDLKGIKITVTAGPTREHMDPVRFISNPSSGTMGVAIANEAQFRGADVYLVHGPLSSKVKNFVKKSVEVESVTEMGKTVESLVEKGYKVVVMAAAPADFRFKDIREKKIDSHNEVPLMELERTPKISSTIRGKAYLIGFSAETASTEEELIEKAKIKKERHGFNIIVANNVARKDIGFSSEYNEVIIITDRYVKKIDKASKIVIAREILDTVKEELKNRDLI; encoded by the coding sequence ATGCATCCCTCTAAGAAAATTATGGGAACATCTACCAACGAATTGACGGGAAAATCTATTCTACTGGGCGTGACTGGTAGCGTGTCCTTGTATAAGTCCATAGATTTGGCTAGGACTTTAATGAGAAAAGGAAGCGAAGTTAATGTAATAATGAGCCAGGAAGCATCGAGACTGATATCCCCTGAGATGTTCAATTGGGCCACTGGAAATCCTGTTATCACGGAGCTTTCTGGAGAGCTGGAACATGTTACCTTGGCTGAAGAGAACGACGGTTTCTTGATTGCACCAGCCACTGCGAACACCATAGTAAAATTGGCTAATGGGATTGCGGACTCTCCATTAATTTCAACGGCCCTCAATTTCATGGGTCTAGATAAACCTGTTTCCATAGTTCCTGCGATGCATCTGCCAATGTATCTTTCACCACAAATCAAGAAGGCAATAGACGCACTCAAGGGCATGTCAGTGAACGTAATTGAACCCGACATAGTTAACGATCTAGCTCATTATCCCGATATAGATCTAATAGCTTGGGACTTCACCACGCAGTTATTGCGTGGAGAGGACCTCAAGGGAATTAAGATCACCGTAACGGCTGGTCCCACAAGGGAACACATGGACCCAGTCAGGTTCATTAGTAATCCAAGCAGTGGTACAATGGGGGTAGCTATTGCCAACGAAGCCCAATTTAGAGGCGCAGACGTATATTTAGTCCACGGTCCCCTCAGTTCTAAAGTTAAGAACTTCGTCAAGAAGTCCGTAGAAGTTGAAAGCGTTACTGAAATGGGGAAAACTGTTGAGTCACTAGTGGAAAAAGGGTATAAAGTTGTCGTGATGGCTGCCGCACCGGCAGATTTTAGATTTAAGGATATTCGCGAGAAAAAAATAGATAGTCATAATGAAGTGCCATTAATGGAATTAGAGAGAACACCGAAAATATCCTCTACCATAAGGGGAAAGGCATATTTGATCGGCTTTTCAGCGGAAACTGCTAGTACAGAGGAGGAACTTATTGAGAAAGCTAAGATCAAGAAGGAAAGACACGGATTCAACATTATTGTAGCTAACAACGTTGCAAGAAAAGACATAGGATTTTCCTCTGAGTATAATGAAGTGATTATTATAACTGATAGATATGTCAAGAAAATAGATAAGGCTTCTAAGATAGTGATAGCTAGGGAAATTTTAGATACAGTTAAGGAAGAGCTTAAAAATAGGGACTTAATATAA
- a CDS encoding transposase — MELSTVNEVTLYGVRIMELVEGPGKISLTLVPKILPDDALLNKPVQEIERMALEEAERISPNYQRGKEVKRKGYASYRFLKGFKIVMEERETKYELEWISVKLPVLYGEGRVRTQVEETLLREERKVFASLMLVYSVKGGKLNAKLWMPEIETGNDFKYVIVDGKYVKLKGRRAVLLVAMGVTREGKRAVLEVIISEAEDAIYWSLLVRVWKKTSFVLVVADGIKALDRAISLELHVGRQGCLVHLKRTTKEEREALDAITSSAELGKIKPETNPTLLSYLIADKKLWKWLKSNNLVESFNSLLERRRFGLFHSPWRILQLARAIALYYNLFTCFLITVIILQSSSFLSLYPKCTQ, encoded by the coding sequence ATGGAACTGTCAACTGTGAACGAGGTAACCCTCTACGGGGTCCGGATTATGGAGCTCGTAGAGGGACCTGGGAAGATATCCCTCACGCTCGTCCCCAAGATATTACCCGATGACGCCTTATTAAACAAACCGGTCCAGGAGATCGAGAGGATGGCCTTGGAGGAAGCTGAGAGGATTAGTCCCAACTACCAGAGAGGTAAGGAGGTCAAGAGGAAGGGTTACGCGAGCTACAGGTTCCTGAAGGGGTTCAAGATCGTGATGGAGGAGAGGGAGACGAAGTACGAGTTGGAGTGGATATCGGTGAAGCTGCCCGTGCTTTACGGTGAAGGGAGGGTGAGGACCCAGGTCGAGGAGACTCTACTGAGGGAGGAAAGGAAGGTCTTCGCGTCCCTAATGTTGGTCTACTCAGTGAAGGGAGGCAAGTTGAACGCCAAGCTCTGGATGCCTGAGATTGAAACGGGCAACGACTTCAAGTACGTGATAGTTGACGGGAAGTACGTGAAGCTCAAGGGACGAAGGGCGGTCCTCCTCGTGGCTATGGGCGTGACCCGGGAGGGAAAGAGGGCGGTCCTCGAGGTCATCATAAGCGAGGCTGAGGACGCCATCTATTGGAGTCTCCTGGTCAGGGTTTGGAAGAAGACGAGCTTCGTCCTGGTCGTGGCTGATGGGATTAAGGCCTTGGACAGGGCGATCTCCCTTGAACTTCACGTGGGGAGGCAGGGCTGCCTGGTCCACCTCAAGCGTACGACCAAGGAGGAAAGGGAGGCCCTGGACGCGATCACCTCGTCAGCCGAGCTCGGCAAGATCAAGCCCGAGACCAACCCGACTCTTCTAAGCTACCTCATCGCCGACAAGAAGCTCTGGAAGTGGCTTAAGTCCAACAACCTGGTCGAGTCCTTCAACTCCCTCCTGGAGAGGAGGAGGTTCGGGTTGTTTCACTCTCCCTGGAGGATACTACAGCTCGCGCGGGCCATAGCGCTCTACTACAACCTATTCACCTGTTTTCTCATCACTGTAATAATATTACAGTCTTCTTCATTCCTCTCACTTTATCCGAAATGTACCCAATAA
- the rimI gene encoding ribosomal protein S18-alanine N-acetyltransferase produces MVESVEEKREFIIRNVRADDIDAIIKINRFALPENYPYYFFVEHMRDWGEAFFVAAVDGEVVGYIMPRIETGFSNIKSFVPLVRKGHVVSIAVLEEYRRRGIGKQLLSSSMKKMKDVYGAEEVYLEVRVSNYAAISLYEKLGYKKVKLLKHYYADGEDAYLMAAPL; encoded by the coding sequence ATGGTTGAGTCAGTAGAGGAGAAAAGAGAGTTCATAATTAGAAACGTTAGAGCTGACGATATTGATGCCATTATAAAGATAAACAGATTTGCCTTACCTGAGAACTACCCCTATTATTTCTTCGTGGAGCATATGAGAGACTGGGGCGAAGCGTTCTTTGTTGCTGCAGTAGATGGAGAGGTAGTAGGGTATATTATGCCTAGAATAGAGACTGGGTTTAGTAATATCAAGTCCTTCGTCCCTTTGGTTAGGAAGGGACATGTGGTTTCTATAGCAGTCCTAGAAGAATATAGGAGAAGGGGAATAGGAAAACAGTTACTCTCCTCATCCATGAAAAAGATGAAGGATGTCTATGGTGCGGAAGAGGTCTATTTGGAGGTGAGAGTGAGCAATTATGCGGCAATCTCTTTATATGAGAAATTAGGCTATAAGAAGGTAAAGTTACTGAAACATTATTACGCCGATGGAGAGGACGCCTATTTGATGGCGGCCCCTCTTTAA
- a CDS encoding helicase-related protein — protein MSDLVGFKLLAKCEAKRILDKVNYDPVTVFATSKIDPLPYQLEDYLKLVQWLELHDILERRYPGVRALLAYETGLGKTIVAGLFIKELLLRNERARILIVTPPPVIKQWIQEMGSKFELEFHEFQREEDLSKQLLIASVDTLKRKVKRIEERGSQWDLVVVDELHKATPGNRRYKLLEVLRDRTEHFLGLTATPHDGKEDHFLGRLKLINASVNQYNYQEFLKKWTFRRLKKNVVDTEGKLLFPYPVTVMTLPNNVTQEERDFYNAVEYYVREMYKMSKGPNTPVGLVATILGRIASSSVRAGIEAMRRRRERILTKEIRRDVNELIKRLKEAEEEEKELDEIYREILNSVLPENRDLVEMELRELDRIIKLGEKVSKDSKLNNLKDVIDDHLKKGDKIIIFTSFVDTAEYLCHELKKILGDGVYIATGRIDEQTRNYNVRNFLERGKVLIGTEVIGESLNLQIANVVVNYEMPWSPITYIQRVGRVYRYPQKKPIFVYNFTSNLPVEQRVLEIIYQKVDNLVKDFDEGSVSVIGTEVSEEEVSKLVFEAYTKGVKEAEEKLRSEMGKVDEAIETVKKAIEISEASAIHVNASILLKDPSELVTKDDLSRFLTLATELGVGTGDPSRNPVSYYVGAIPVKNLSVNDKAIKKALEKASQAKAERSCFLWGGKTTEGVIYELEYQDGTGEPIYSELAIWTPEGFKPYKILDRAIPTECREHIVQGTISSPSLKDEYIEKRKASLYQSLSERVNYILAILNPELDSRSPLYKVDMATVNDLKKKLSEKLKGVSVRIADEIGNITLIDYNTNAGYNLDLLRHKKEVERAAMEYVMDYEREKGCYPKDIHDENLGYDIESQCENQTKRIEVKGISKEDEDIILTPNEKKASEFFNDTFYLYVVVNPNNNPRLAILKPPFELKEIQVIQYKLVQKS, from the coding sequence ATGTCTGATCTTGTGGGCTTCAAGCTCCTGGCTAAGTGTGAGGCAAAGAGAATCCTAGATAAGGTGAACTACGATCCAGTGACAGTTTTCGCTACATCCAAAATAGACCCTCTTCCATACCAATTAGAAGATTACTTGAAACTTGTTCAATGGCTCGAACTTCACGACATACTTGAAAGGAGATATCCTGGTGTGAGAGCTCTATTAGCTTACGAGACTGGATTAGGAAAGACCATAGTTGCTGGGTTGTTCATTAAGGAACTTCTTCTAAGGAATGAAAGAGCTAGGATTCTAATAGTTACTCCTCCTCCAGTTATCAAACAATGGATTCAAGAGATGGGAAGTAAGTTTGAATTGGAGTTTCATGAATTTCAGCGTGAGGAGGACCTTAGCAAACAACTCCTTATAGCCAGCGTAGATACACTTAAGAGGAAGGTAAAGAGAATAGAGGAAAGAGGTTCTCAATGGGATCTTGTGGTAGTAGACGAACTACATAAGGCAACTCCAGGGAATAGGAGATACAAATTGCTTGAAGTCCTCAGGGACAGGACTGAGCATTTCCTAGGTCTGACTGCTACTCCACATGACGGGAAGGAAGATCATTTTTTAGGAAGACTAAAACTGATAAATGCTTCTGTTAATCAATACAATTACCAGGAATTCCTTAAGAAGTGGACTTTCAGGAGATTAAAGAAGAATGTTGTGGATACTGAAGGTAAGCTACTCTTTCCATATCCAGTCACTGTAATGACCTTACCTAACAACGTCACTCAAGAAGAGAGAGACTTCTACAATGCTGTTGAATATTACGTCAGAGAGATGTACAAGATGTCAAAAGGCCCCAATACTCCAGTAGGTCTCGTGGCTACAATACTAGGTAGAATAGCGTCTAGTAGTGTCAGAGCTGGAATTGAAGCTATGAGGAGAAGAAGAGAAAGAATTCTGACAAAAGAAATAAGGAGAGACGTAAATGAGCTTATCAAGCGTCTTAAAGAGGCTGAAGAGGAAGAGAAAGAATTGGACGAAATTTATCGAGAGATACTGAACTCAGTACTTCCAGAGAATAGAGATCTCGTGGAGATGGAGTTACGCGAACTCGATAGAATAATAAAACTCGGGGAAAAAGTGAGTAAAGATTCTAAACTGAATAACTTAAAGGATGTAATTGATGATCATCTAAAGAAAGGAGACAAAATTATAATTTTCACTTCCTTCGTTGATACTGCAGAATATCTTTGTCATGAACTGAAGAAGATATTAGGTGATGGAGTTTATATAGCCACTGGGCGAATAGATGAGCAGACTAGGAACTATAACGTAAGAAACTTTTTGGAGAGAGGAAAAGTCTTAATAGGTACTGAGGTGATAGGAGAGTCCCTTAACCTGCAGATAGCAAATGTAGTGGTTAACTATGAGATGCCATGGAGTCCTATAACTTATATCCAAAGAGTAGGAAGGGTATACAGGTATCCTCAGAAGAAACCCATATTTGTATATAACTTCACAAGCAACTTACCAGTTGAGCAAAGAGTGCTAGAGATAATTTACCAGAAGGTAGATAATTTAGTGAAGGACTTTGACGAAGGTAGCGTAAGTGTCATAGGAACAGAAGTGAGCGAAGAGGAAGTATCTAAACTCGTTTTTGAGGCTTATACCAAAGGGGTTAAAGAAGCTGAGGAAAAGTTACGGAGTGAAATGGGTAAGGTTGACGAGGCCATAGAAACAGTGAAAAAAGCAATAGAGATATCTGAAGCATCAGCCATTCACGTTAATGCCTCTATTTTACTTAAGGATCCAAGTGAATTAGTAACCAAGGATGACTTGTCTAGGTTTCTGACACTTGCCACTGAACTTGGAGTGGGAACCGGAGATCCCTCCAGAAATCCTGTATCGTATTATGTAGGTGCTATTCCTGTGAAAAATCTGAGCGTTAACGATAAGGCAATAAAGAAAGCATTGGAGAAAGCATCACAAGCTAAGGCTGAACGTTCGTGCTTTTTGTGGGGTGGTAAGACAACTGAAGGTGTAATATATGAGCTGGAGTATCAAGATGGAACAGGAGAGCCAATTTATAGTGAACTCGCTATATGGACTCCAGAGGGATTTAAACCCTATAAAATACTGGATAGAGCGATACCAACTGAGTGCAGAGAGCACATAGTCCAAGGAACTATCTCCTCACCATCGCTTAAGGACGAGTACATAGAGAAAAGGAAGGCCTCTCTCTACCAGAGCCTTTCGGAGAGAGTGAATTATATTCTAGCTATCCTTAATCCAGAACTTGATAGTAGATCTCCACTCTATAAAGTTGATATGGCCACTGTGAATGACCTTAAAAAGAAACTCTCAGAGAAACTCAAAGGAGTCAGCGTACGTATAGCTGATGAAATAGGCAATATCACACTTATTGACTACAATACTAACGCTGGGTACAATCTTGATTTATTGAGACATAAGAAGGAAGTAGAGAGAGCTGCAATGGAATATGTTATGGATTACGAGAGAGAAAAGGGCTGTTATCCTAAGGATATTCACGACGAGAATCTGGGCTATGATATAGAATCTCAATGTGAAAACCAAACTAAAAGAATAGAGGTTAAAGGTATCTCCAAAGAAGATGAGGATATCATATTAACTCCTAACGAGAAAAAAGCTTCTGAGTTCTTCAATGATACTTTCTATCTCTATGTAGTAGTAAACCCGAATAACAATCCTAGATTGGCTATATTGAAGCCACCATTTGAACTAAAGGAGATCCAAGTCATACAATACAAATTAGTACAGAAGTCCTAG
- a CDS encoding DUF1156 domain-containing protein encodes MAKKEKNGRPPISEIHYWPTRKPLIVSRAVLLASISDRLQIEDFIKLISNDGKVPTFKSEPWKSGLYKKIYEDARRRGEEIYGDLTIYDPFAGSGMIGFEALRLGFNVELSDYNPVAYAIMKATLEYPKKYGKKLAEDVKEEGERIIDELRRELAELYPDHEGKEVKAYIWAWVVECKWCKKITPLVNDWTLLKDKGTITYIRPEDGLNFRCYESEKIDIKGNVDRGKALCLHCGREISNEYIREDIRTNKREILLAVALEGRTFSTDIKKHEEMVRKAHEILEKKKEELAQFIPSQEIPSEIRSSNYLTSWGDLFNDRQLLVLTSLVKKIKETVERYRREKGEEYARAMAVAFAMWVGKIVSRNCRATIWDSSRFGIGHALANQISIMWKHAETNPFAKFSGSLSGMLKDVVDALKFSAEKLSDTKGKVEIRLTSALSSSNKKYKLIVTDPPYYDDKAYGEISEFFYVWERYILEDLFPEFSASKVDVSESIDALGDRTPEIFYSRLESALRNLYNSLDDNGLLVLFFAHSNLQVWEHVLDSLYRVGFHITSAIPLATENENNVLARGKRSVYYSLVLTARKRLNNLETEEGQILDEIREEIERNYESISKLNYERGELYLWAVGVALSVVTKYSKIRSFSTKRISETALNYAQTVTSSIFLEKDMDKVIGRRLNLDEETLFYLSVLSGGKRELDTDTFNQLLKASKNIDQNSLERKRLIRKTSGKKTSIIVNDAYSRSELVEREGITNIMGNSAVDWVHRCVIQFNARPSMSVVEEHAKGAGMSIEDFQDLLKIIHFYESKMKEQERGKEYNTIGNILDYIHKLQDRRDGRIDHFFKQS; translated from the coding sequence ATGGCTAAGAAGGAGAAAAATGGGAGGCCACCTATTAGTGAGATACATTATTGGCCCACTAGGAAACCCTTGATAGTATCTAGAGCAGTACTGCTAGCGTCTATCTCAGACAGATTGCAGATAGAGGACTTCATAAAATTAATCTCCAACGATGGCAAGGTTCCCACATTTAAGTCTGAACCTTGGAAAAGCGGACTTTACAAGAAGATCTATGAAGATGCTAGAAGGAGGGGAGAAGAAATTTATGGCGACTTAACTATTTACGATCCATTTGCTGGCTCTGGGATGATAGGGTTTGAGGCACTTAGACTTGGTTTTAACGTGGAGTTATCGGACTATAATCCAGTAGCTTATGCAATAATGAAGGCTACACTAGAATACCCCAAGAAGTATGGAAAGAAATTAGCTGAGGATGTAAAAGAAGAGGGAGAGAGAATAATAGATGAGCTCAGGAGAGAATTAGCTGAACTTTATCCAGATCACGAGGGGAAAGAAGTTAAGGCTTACATTTGGGCATGGGTTGTAGAATGTAAATGGTGTAAGAAGATAACTCCATTGGTTAATGACTGGACATTGCTCAAAGATAAAGGAACAATTACCTATATAAGGCCAGAGGACGGGCTTAATTTTAGATGTTATGAAAGCGAGAAAATTGATATAAAGGGCAATGTCGACAGGGGAAAAGCCCTATGTCTTCATTGCGGTAGAGAGATATCCAACGAATATATCCGTGAAGACATCAGGACCAATAAAAGGGAAATCCTACTTGCAGTAGCCTTAGAGGGAAGGACGTTCTCTACAGATATCAAAAAACATGAGGAGATGGTGAGAAAGGCCCATGAGATACTAGAAAAGAAAAAGGAAGAATTGGCTCAATTTATCCCGAGTCAGGAGATACCATCAGAGATAAGATCCTCGAACTACCTCACGTCGTGGGGAGACTTATTCAACGATAGACAACTACTGGTCTTAACATCCCTCGTAAAGAAGATAAAGGAGACGGTCGAGAGGTACAGGAGGGAGAAGGGGGAGGAGTACGCTAGGGCTATGGCAGTGGCTTTTGCCATGTGGGTAGGGAAAATCGTAAGTCGTAACTGCAGGGCTACAATCTGGGACAGTAGCAGATTTGGAATTGGCCACGCCTTGGCTAATCAAATCAGCATAATGTGGAAGCATGCAGAGACCAACCCCTTCGCTAAGTTCTCTGGTTCACTCTCTGGTATGCTCAAAGACGTCGTAGATGCACTGAAGTTTAGTGCAGAAAAACTCTCTGACACTAAGGGCAAAGTGGAGATTAGACTAACCTCAGCTCTTTCCTCTTCAAATAAGAAGTATAAACTCATAGTCACAGATCCTCCATACTATGATGATAAAGCTTATGGCGAGATCTCAGAGTTCTTCTACGTATGGGAGAGATACATCCTCGAAGATCTTTTTCCGGAATTTTCAGCCTCGAAGGTCGATGTATCAGAATCTATAGATGCCCTAGGTGATAGGACGCCGGAAATCTTTTACTCAAGGTTAGAATCAGCATTACGTAACCTTTATAATTCACTTGATGATAATGGTCTCTTAGTCCTCTTCTTTGCTCATAGTAACCTACAAGTTTGGGAACACGTACTCGATAGCCTATATAGAGTAGGGTTTCACATAACTAGTGCCATTCCACTCGCTACAGAAAATGAAAACAATGTTCTTGCACGTGGAAAAAGAAGCGTATATTACAGTCTTGTCCTTACAGCTAGGAAGAGACTAAATAATTTAGAGACTGAAGAAGGACAAATCCTAGATGAAATAAGGGAGGAAATAGAGAGAAATTACGAGAGTATATCTAAACTGAATTATGAGCGTGGAGAACTTTACCTCTGGGCAGTAGGAGTAGCCTTAAGCGTTGTCACTAAGTACTCTAAGATAAGGTCATTCAGTACTAAAAGAATATCTGAGACCGCCTTAAATTACGCTCAGACAGTAACGTCAAGCATCTTCCTAGAGAAAGATATGGACAAGGTTATAGGAAGGAGACTTAATTTAGATGAAGAGACTCTATTCTATCTGTCCGTGTTAAGTGGAGGAAAGAGAGAGCTCGATACTGACACCTTTAATCAACTTCTCAAAGCTTCAAAGAATATTGATCAAAACTCGTTGGAGAGAAAGAGACTAATAAGGAAGACTTCGGGAAAGAAGACGTCCATAATTGTGAACGATGCCTACTCTAGGAGTGAACTAGTGGAGAGGGAGGGTATAACGAATATAATGGGTAATTCTGCCGTAGACTGGGTACATCGATGTGTAATTCAGTTCAATGCTAGACCAAGCATGAGTGTTGTAGAAGAGCACGCTAAGGGAGCTGGAATGTCCATTGAGGATTTTCAAGATCTCCTTAAGATAATTCACTTCTATGAAAGTAAAATGAAAGAACAGGAGAGAGGGAAAGAGTACAATACCATAGGGAATATTCTAGACTATATCCACAAGCTCCAAGATAGGAGGGATGGGAGGATAGATCACTTTTTCAAGCAATCCTAG
- a CDS encoding VapB-type antitoxin, which translates to MGYVVKVDNKGRIKLPKGLDEASSVIIIDAGTFFVGIPVPKDPLAKTSGIIKTDLNVRELKELAEKEAEKDALERYQRRQHADRK; encoded by the coding sequence ATGGGATATGTAGTAAAGGTTGATAATAAAGGTAGAATTAAGTTACCAAAAGGATTAGATGAGGCTAGCTCAGTTATAATTATTGATGCTGGAACGTTTTTCGTTGGGATTCCAGTTCCTAAAGATCCTTTAGCTAAAACCTCTGGAATTATAAAGACTGACTTAAATGTGAGAGAACTAAAGGAGTTGGCAGAAAAGGAAGCAGAAAAAGATGCGTTAGAAAGATATCAGAGGAGACAGCATGCTGATCGAAAGTGA
- a CDS encoding type II toxin-antitoxin system VapC family toxin produces MLIESDVLIAHLKTEDRLKEESEKLLLKIAKGELSVIVSREAIHEIYYVLRNMNLSVQEILDKIGALKSIPNIEWIPTTIDIDLLALALMSQYNITSIFDAYHAATCLIYDKEKAIISTDHIYDKIPGIKRIDPKDIV; encoded by the coding sequence ATGCTGATCGAAAGTGACGTTCTAATAGCTCATCTTAAAACTGAAGATAGGTTAAAGGAAGAATCAGAAAAACTCCTTTTAAAGATTGCTAAAGGAGAACTAAGCGTAATAGTTAGTAGGGAAGCAATACACGAGATATATTACGTTTTACGCAATATGAACCTTTCAGTTCAAGAAATATTAGATAAGATAGGTGCATTAAAGAGCATACCTAATATTGAATGGATTCCTACCACTATCGATATTGATCTTTTAGCCTTAGCATTAATGAGCCAATATAATATAACATCGATCTTTGATGCCTATCATGCTGCAACTTGTTTAATCTACGATAAGGAGAAAGCAATTATATCAACAGATCATATTTATGATAAGATTCCAGGGATTAAGAGAATCGACCCTAAAGATATCGTATGA